The Meiothermus ruber DSM 1279 genome includes the window CGACCTCACCAGCGAGTCCATCCACGACCTGCTCGTCCACACCCTGGGTCTGCCCCTGACCAAAGTCTGGCAGCGGCTGGAGGCGGTGGCTTTGGAGCAGGAAGTCGCCCGCCTGCTCCAGCAGCCCGAGGGCGCACCGGCCCTGCGCCTCGAGCGCGTCACCTACACCCTCCTTCAGCCCGTCACCTGGGTGGAGTATCTGATGCGGGCCGACCGCTACTACCTGGAAGACACCTTTATCCCCCAAGGAGAACGCCCATGAGCTACAAAGCCCCCCGCGGAAACCAACGCACGGCCCCAGGCTGGATTCAGGAGGCCGCCAAACGGATGCTCCTCAACAACCTCGACCCCGAGGTGGCCGAGAAGCCCGAGGAGCTGATCGTCTACGGCGGGCGCGGCAAGGCAGCCCGCAGCCACGCGGACTTGCAGCGCATCTTGGCGGTGCTCGAGCGCCTGCAAAACGACGAAACCCTGCTGGTGCAGTCGGGGCGGGCGGTGGGGGTCTTCAAGACGCAACCCCTGGCCCCCCGGGTCATCCTCGCCAACTCCAACCTGGTGCCTAACTGGGCCACCTGGGAGGAGTTCGACCGGCTCGACCGGCTGGGCCTGATGATGTACGGCCAGATGACCGCCGGGAGCTGGATCTACATCGGCACCCAGGGCATCCTGCAGGGCACCTACGAGACCTTCGCCGCGGCGGCCCGCAAGCACTTTGGTGGCTCGCTGAAGGGCACCATCACCGTGACGGGCGGGCTGGGCGGCATGGGCGGGGCCCAGCCCCTGGCCGTGACCCTCAACGGCGGGGTGGCTATTTGCGTGGAGATAGACCCCGAGCGCATCCAGCGCCGCCTGGACACCGCCTACCTGGACGTGCGGGCCGACTCGCTGGACGAGGCCCTGCGGCTGGCCGAGGAGGCCAAACGCAAAGGCCAGCCCCTCTCCATCGGCCTGCTGGGCAACGCCGCCGAGGTGCTGCCCGAGATGGTGCGGCGGGGCTTCACCCCCGAGCTGGTCACCGACCAGACCAGCGCCCACGACCCCCTGTACGGCTACATTCCCGTGTTGAAGGCCGACGAAGACCCGGCCCTGCTGCGCCAGCGCGACCCCGAGGGCTACAAAAAGCGCGTGCTATCGGATATGGCCGCCCACTGCCGGGCCATGGTGGAGATGCAAAAAAACGGCGCGGTGGCCTTCGACTACGGCAACAACCTGCGGGCCTTCGCCAAGCTGGGGGGCTTCGAGGAGGCCTTCAGCTATCCCGGCTTTGTACCGGCCTTCATCCGCGACCAGTTCTGCGAGGGGCGGGGGCCTTTTCGCTGGGTGGCGCTCTCGGGCAAACCCGAGGACATCTACAAAACCGACCAGGCCATTCTGAAGCTCTTCCCCGAGGACGCGGGTCTCTCCCGCTGGCTCACCGAAGGGGTCAAGAAGTTCAAGTTCCAGGGCCTCCCGGCCCGCATCTGCTGGCTGGGTTACAAGGAGCGCGATAAGGCCGGGCTTTTGTTCAACGAGATGGTACGCAAGGGTGAGCTCGAGGCCCCCATCGTAATTGGGCGCGACCACCTGGACGCAGGCAGCGTGGCCTCCCCCTACCGCGAGACCGAGGCCATGCTGGACACCTCCGACGCAGTGGCCGACTGGCCCATCCTGAACTTCGCCCTGAACGCGGTCTCGGGCGCGGCCTGGGTCAGCTTCCACCACGGCGGCGGGGTGGGGATGGGCTACAGCCTGCACGCCGGGCAGGTCACGGTGGCCGACGGCTCGGAGGAGGCGGCTTTTAGGCTCGAGCGCGTCCTGACCAACGACCCCGGCACCGGCGTAATGCGCCACGCCCACGCCGGTTACGAGCAGGCCAAACAAGTCGCGCGGGAGCGCGGGCTCGACCTGGCCGGGTGGGAACAGACAGGATGAAACGGGTATTTACCGGCATCGCTGAGCTATACACGCCCTACGAAAGACTCGAGCAGGCCGCTTTGGCCGTGCAGGACAGGCGGTTTGTCTGGGTGGGGGCTGAGTCCAGTCTACCCCGCGAATATCGAAGCTGGCCCCGTACCGACCTGGGCGGGCGCGGGGTGGTGCCCGGCATCGTGGATGCCCACACCCACCTGGTGTACGGCGGCGACCGGCTGGGCGAGTACCTGCAGCGCGCACGGGGCGACAGCTACGAGGCCATCCTGGCCGCGGGCGGTGGGATTTACGCCACGGTGCGGGCCACCCACGCGGCCTCCGAAGAGGAGCTATACGAGCTGACGCGGGCTCGAGCCCACCTCTTCCTGGCCCAGGGGGTCACCGCCCTGGAAATCAAGAGCGGCTACGGCCTGCTGCCCGAGGCCGAGCTCAAGATGCTGCGGGTAATCAAAAAGCTCAAAGAAACCCTGCCCCAGCGGGTCTTCCCCACCCTGCTGGCCCACGTGGTTCCCCAGGGCTGGGCGCGCGGGGAGTACGTGGCGATGTTCTGCCAGGAACTCATCCCCGAGGTGGCCCGCAGCGGCCTGGCCGGGGCGGTGGACGTCTTCTGCGATCAGGGGGCCTTTACGCTCGAGGAAACCCGGAAAATCCTCGAGGCCGCCCTGTCCCACGGCCTAAAGATTAAGCTCCACGCCGAGCAGATCGCCCACACCGGGGCCACCCGGCTGGCAGCGGAACTGGGGGCTTTGTCGGCGGACCACCTCGAGCAGTCCACCCCCGCCGACTGGCAGGCCCTGGCCCGCGTCGGCACCGTGGGCACCGTCCTGCCGGGTGCGGCGGTGATCCTGCGCAAACCCTTCCCCAAGGCCAGGGCCATGTGGGATGCAGGCGTGAAGGTTGCCATTGCCACCGACCACAACCCCGGCAGCAGCCCGCTTTATAGCCCCTGGCTGGGGATGCAGCTTACTATCAGCCTGGGCGGTCTGAGCGCCGAGGAAGCCCTGGCGGCCCATACCGCGCACGCCGCGCTCGCCCTGGGGCGGACAGACCTGGGCCGGATTGCGGTGGGGGCACAGGCCGATTTTGCGGTGCTCGACTCGAGAAAGGCGCTCGAGGGCCTCTACCGCTGGGGGCATCTGCCCTTATGGAAAGTGTTCGTGGGTGGGACGGATTGTGTTGCCACCTAGCCGCTTTCACTCCAGCGCCCGCCACAGATACCAGGCTGCGTGGGAGCGGTAGGGCCTAAAGCGCTCGCCCAGCGCCTCTAGCTCGTCCCGCTCGATCACCCCATACAGCTTCTGGGCCCCTTTGCGAATACCCAGATCCAGCACCGGCCAGACATCGGGGCGGCCCAGGCCAAACATCAAAAACATCTGCACCGTCCAGACCCCAATGCCCTTTACCTGGGTCAGGTGGGCAATAAGCGCCTCGTCGGAGTGGTGCTCGAGGCCCTGCAAGCCACCCTCCAGCGCAAAGCGCGACAGATCCTGCACATAGCGGGCTTTGGCGCTGGATAGCCCCACCGCCCGTAAGTCCTCGAGAGCAGCCCGGTACAGCACCTCGGGCTCGAGGGCAAAGCGGCTGGATAAGCGCCGCCAGATAGTATCGGCGGCCTTGCCCGAAAGCTGTTGGCCAACAATGGAGCTGAGTAGCACCTCGTAGGGTGCGCGCCGCGGAAATGGGTGGGGTGCAAAGGGAGCCGGGCCGTGTTGGTGGGCCAGCTTTCGCATAACTGCATCGGCAAAGTCAACCTGGAGTCTGGGGAGCCTCGAGCGAGCCATGGCCGATTCTACCCCTCCCGCCGCCACTCTCCCGACTTACCCCCCGACTTGTGTAGCAAGCGCAGGCTGGCAATTTCAAGGCCCTTGCTGGCCGCCTTGAGCATGTCGTA containing:
- the hutI gene encoding imidazolonepropionase encodes the protein MKRVFTGIAELYTPYERLEQAALAVQDRRFVWVGAESSLPREYRSWPRTDLGGRGVVPGIVDAHTHLVYGGDRLGEYLQRARGDSYEAILAAGGGIYATVRATHAASEEELYELTRARAHLFLAQGVTALEIKSGYGLLPEAELKMLRVIKKLKETLPQRVFPTLLAHVVPQGWARGEYVAMFCQELIPEVARSGLAGAVDVFCDQGAFTLEETRKILEAALSHGLKIKLHAEQIAHTGATRLAAELGALSADHLEQSTPADWQALARVGTVGTVLPGAAVILRKPFPKARAMWDAGVKVAIATDHNPGSSPLYSPWLGMQLTISLGGLSAEEALAAHTAHAALALGRTDLGRIAVGAQADFAVLDSRKALEGLYRWGHLPLWKVFVGGTDCVAT
- a CDS encoding DNA-3-methyladenine glycosylase family protein → MRKLAHQHGPAPFAPHPFPRRAPYEVLLSSIVGQQLSGKAADTIWRRLSSRFALEPEVLYRAALEDLRAVGLSSAKARYVQDLSRFALEGGLQGLEHHSDEALIAHLTQVKGIGVWTVQMFLMFGLGRPDVWPVLDLGIRKGAQKLYGVIERDELEALGERFRPYRSHAAWYLWRALE
- the hutU gene encoding urocanate hydratase, with the translated sequence MSYKAPRGNQRTAPGWIQEAAKRMLLNNLDPEVAEKPEELIVYGGRGKAARSHADLQRILAVLERLQNDETLLVQSGRAVGVFKTQPLAPRVILANSNLVPNWATWEEFDRLDRLGLMMYGQMTAGSWIYIGTQGILQGTYETFAAAARKHFGGSLKGTITVTGGLGGMGGAQPLAVTLNGGVAICVEIDPERIQRRLDTAYLDVRADSLDEALRLAEEAKRKGQPLSIGLLGNAAEVLPEMVRRGFTPELVTDQTSAHDPLYGYIPVLKADEDPALLRQRDPEGYKKRVLSDMAAHCRAMVEMQKNGAVAFDYGNNLRAFAKLGGFEEAFSYPGFVPAFIRDQFCEGRGPFRWVALSGKPEDIYKTDQAILKLFPEDAGLSRWLTEGVKKFKFQGLPARICWLGYKERDKAGLLFNEMVRKGELEAPIVIGRDHLDAGSVASPYRETEAMLDTSDAVADWPILNFALNAVSGAAWVSFHHGGGVGMGYSLHAGQVTVADGSEEAAFRLERVLTNDPGTGVMRHAHAGYEQAKQVARERGLDLAGWEQTG